Part of the Schistocerca cancellata isolate TAMUIC-IGC-003103 chromosome 9, iqSchCanc2.1, whole genome shotgun sequence genome is shown below.
cccactgtctctgttgattaaattaccagccaacctaatttcaatcgcctctttatagacactgttccaaaaaccggaaatgttggcaaccacaacagtttcctcaaatttcatatcgtgcccctcatttaggcagtgttctgctaccgccgatgtttccggctgttgtagcctcgtatgacggcgatgttccacacacctgtcttacattggcttacattggccgttctattcgcacagtgcatgacaggtatgtggaacatcgccgtcatacgaggctacaacagccggaaaaatcggcggtagcagaacactgcctaaatgagggacacaatatgaaatttgaggaaactgttgtggttgccaacatttccggctattggaacagtgtctataaagaggcgattgaaattaggttggctggtaatttaattaacagagacaatgggtttcctcttagcaagacgtggaatcctgtattatgtcgcaccaaaactgaacgttcttcggtgcggccttgattgcgatgtatcgttgccagcagtgtttcactaagggcggcgccacctccctgttttgcaatgcagaaaccgtgatgggcggcgcatgcgccgtgtactggacggtggcctatataggacgtcgatttgcaacctggcgtcagttctcagcgggactcatcagcagaggcAGCATTTTCCtgcagatggcgaccagttggatcgccgaaatgtcGAGTCAAgtagattttaggatccggcagcaaacccgaagagtctTTCAAGACCATAAAtctttcgtaacacattttatagcattaaTGGATTTGACTGACTTTAAGACACACGATGTGTGTAACAATCACACCAATTCAGCAGCTTGGCTCGAAGACATAGACCCATAAAAAACTCTGATGACTGCACGAAATGTCATTACTTTTTTCCGAATTTTTATTATTAGAAACTGCAATTCAAACTAAATTCATAAGCTTATCGTGTCCAAGCCGTTTTGTCTATAGGACGCGTGTAAATAAAAACATGAAATAGTCTCTCACATTGAAAAAAGACATTCAGTTTCCTCGTTCTCCTGTAAAATGTACAAACACGGACTTACTTCATTTCTGCAATCAGCGTTTCAGTTATTTGGTTATTGGGATGTATCTACTGAATATTCCGTCCTAAAACTTACTAAGTGAATATAATTACCATTAACAATGTCCttgctgaaaaaaaaactgaagactGAAGCATTTTCCTTTCCATACACTCATACAATGTTCATAGAATCGCGTATTTTTTCTACAATTTGTTCACAGGATTATTTCAACGAATCATTGATTAAAATACCAGATAGCAATAAAAAATAGACAATCGATGTAACACTTTTTAATTGAATACAGGAACGAACAGGCGACCGGATAATGCTCTTGTTTATCGAGTAAACTGCGTGCGTGCTATTGACACACATTTTCGCCGGATTTCTCGAATGAGTACCGGAGGAAAGTGAATGGcacaacagatttttttctgtcggAGTTCACTGGGGCTGCTCTTCGAGATGACGTTAAACAACGACAAATTTTGTTTCTGTCGCTGACCATATACATCCAGTAACACACCAGGGTATCGGTCGACACGGAAGATCTTTAACACTAAAGGTGAGTTTTGGTTGACGTTTGCAGTAAATTTAACATCTAACTTTCATGCAGAACTAACAGGAATTCGGAGAACTGTCTCTTACTtcttattttctatattttggaGTTTTCCTTATGAAATACATCGATTTGCATCACCAGTCATGCATCAGGGAGTTGCTGATAATGACTGTCATTAACGAAATAAACTTCCAAATACTTATCGAGTAAGAATCTTTCATACTACGAAGGCAGATCTTTGTTGATGATCCTACACGAAAATGGTTACACGGATTTCGCCATAGTGCCTCAGGTGATCGACCCAATTCGTTTACAACTTTAGTATTCACTAGATACAgagtacaacacaaacaaagtTAGAGGTAAAATTAAGCGGTACTCTTACCCGCTTAGCCAACAAACCAAGAGCGTAGTTTTCTTGCATCTGTTCTGCATCATCATACAAGATAGAATTTGCAACAAAGCCCAATTTCTAAATTGATACCTTATATGGGATATTGCACTTTATTGCCATAGCGATACCATTTCAAGCGAATATACATAAACTAGAAAATCACCCAGTGTATAGACCACATGTTTTCAGTCAGACGAGCGTTCGCCGAGATCTCATTGTAAACGCATGACAAAACCGTAACATTTATTGCAGTCGAGTTAATGTAGGCGATGAATTGATCGCGCGTACAGTAAATGCTTTTATTCGCCGAAGCTGCTTACTGCACACATTAGTGCCTGTCACCATTCAAGACATGCGTAATTCAGACAACAAACACGTTATCGGTAAAAATCTGTTCTAGTTAAAGACCTGTTCTACTTCGTAACTTATGAAAGAAATGCACTTGATGAGTCTTCATTTACCGTGAAACTTCGACTAGTTAAAAAGGATTGTTCGTTGCGTGTTTGAAGTAAGGAACCCTTGCTGTCGATCGTTACCATAAAAGTGCACATAcgacaattaatttttgtttttgttggttcAAAGTGATTCGAATTTTCCACAAATTATTTCATTTAGATTCGAATCCATATGATGCCGTTGTGCACAGCAAAAGTTGAAATAGTGATATGTTGCAATAAAACGTTGGATTTTGCGATCGATTGCTGTTCTTTCCTCAGTTATTTGTCCAGTAACACATATTCGAGCAGTGAAGAATTCAAAGCATTGGATTAAAAGATTGGGAAGTCAACCATAACGAAATAAAAATCACTAATTTGTTTCATCTGCCGACGTGAATGTGATATTTTCTAGGTGCTCAAACCTACTGAGCAAATAGATCTCTTCCTCGATACCTTAGGCGTTAGATATAGTAATTCTTTAAAACGCGAAACAAAGTTTACGCGTTTGACAGACAGATGATGTATCGGCCTACAACAGTCCTCCACTCTTCAGATTTTGGTCTGTTTTATGTTGTCCAATAAGGTCGTAGATCTTTTTTTATTCTTCTAactctacttgtttcactgtcaagTTCTGTATCTCAAAACATTCTCATTTGCCCTCTAGATAAAACTTCGTTACTTTCACGACTTTGAACTCTCACGTCAGAAGCAACcctcagaaatttatatttgagtTCCAGCCATTCAGAAGTACGGAGGAAGAGGAAGAGCCCGCGTTTGGCACCAGACCTAACACGCACTGTTTGAATTTGTGCACGTTGTTTCCTTTTCTGTCAATCCTTAGGGTTTACCTGAAAGAAAAATTCGTTAACTCATAATCATAAGATCTTGCACTGTTTGAATTtgtgtattttgtttcattttctgccaacCCTTAGGGTTTCCACGAAACAAAAACTCGTTAAGTTGTAATCAAAAGGTTTTGCTAAATATAATCGATAAATTTACTTTCTTGAGTATGAAAGATTCTTACTGAATGTGTAGGACACATCATGACTCGATTCACAGGAAAATGAGTTCTGTATCTTATAATCAATTCTGTGTTGAATTATTTATAATCACTTTTAAGCTGACATTTGTAGTTAAAGTCTGTTGGTTTTGATTTCTATCTATCTTATCGCTTCTTCTCCACTGTTCTCGTTCACATACAGCGACCAGTGAAGTGCACTGAAACTTCTATACTAAAGCAATGTTTCTCCGTTGCTTGCAGCGGAGTCGATGCGGTGATGGACCAGAACGTTCAGGAGATGGCTTCCCAGCACGCCGAATCAGCGGAGAATGGTGAGCGGTATGCTGGAGGTTATCAGGAGGTGACAACACTCCATCCTTTGGAGGGCGACGGCGAAAACCTGGTGGCGGATCACCGATCCGGAAGACAGCTGCCGCCCGACAGAACTGGACAGAACCCGATCCTCAGTTACCTGCTGCAGAGGGCGAACACCAACACTACTGGTTATTCAAGTGCCTCTAGAGGGGGTGTGCGGCGAAGGATAACGCACCAGGAGACTATAGTTGACCCAAGGCAGCCATTCCCCGTGGCAGTGAGCGGTGTTCCACAGGGGCAGACAGTCGGCCCACAAATTTCTGGAGTTCCAAGCACAGGGCAGAATAATATCGGCACCAACATGCAGGCCGTTCCTCCACAGAGCTACCCTGCCACTGGTTCTCCTGTTCAGAGCCCGAGTAGCCAGAATTTCATCGCACAAAACGGACAAATGTATTCTGTCACCAGTCAACCGTCTGGCAGCGTACGCAACGACGGGAAAGTGCCTGATGTTAACCTGTTTACCACCATGAATTTCTACCCGTCGATCGTCGCAGGGCAGCCGTATCCGTACGCATCAGCTGTAGACAGCAATAGACTCGAAAGTGGCGTGCAGGGACGCATCAGTTGGCCGTTTTCCGATTACTTCCCCATTATCATTAAAGATCCGATCAACCATTTTTACAACGCCTTCACCACCATGGTCGAGTACGGACCAGAGTCGGACGTCTGCGGAGGAGACTTCGGGGACGAACGGGACGAGAGCAAGAAGAGCGGCAAGGGCAGGCACCGAGGGAGGACAGGTCGCGCAGATGCCACCAGTTTCACTGACGGGGAAGAAGGGTCTGGCGCGCAGGGTAGCAGCGCGGAGGTCGCGAAGCCAGTGGCGCTGTCCACGGTACAGTACGGACCCGTGGTCGCCAGGCTCTTAGTGCAGAAGGGAGGTGTGGCCATTGCCGGTCCAGGAGGCTCTGCAGACAGCGGGATTGGAGGGACATCCGTGGTAGGACCCGGAGGGATCGTCTATGCCAGGCCCAACGGACTCGCGGTCTTGGGTCCTGGAGCCAAAGTGATCAGCCTGCCCGTGGGGTCCACGGAACCCAGGAGTGCCAGGGATCCCCTGCCTGCCGGAGCAAGAATACTCGCCGTCGGCCCAACTGTGTATTTCCATTCAGCCACTCTCTAGTAATCTACA
Proteins encoded:
- the LOC126100164 gene encoding uncharacterized protein LOC126100164 isoform X1, which translates into the protein MGIQRWLLLALVAVAAVGARPAEDAVEEPEPPTRTARAQYGSLNGVDAVMDQNVQEMASQHAESAENGERYAGGYQEVTTLHPLEGDGENLVADHRSGRQLPPDRTGQNPILSYLLQRANTNTTGYSSASRGGVRRRITHQETIVDPRQPFPVAVSGVPQGQTVGPQISGVPSTGQNNIGTNMQAVPPQSYPATGSPVQSPSSQNFIAQNGQMYSVTSQPSGSVRNDGKVPDVNLFTTMNFYPSIVAGQPYPYASAVDSNRLESGVQGRISWPFSDYFPIIIKDPINHFYNAFTTMVEYGPESDVCGGDFGDERDESKKSGKGRHRGRTGRADATSFTDGEEGSGAQGSSAEVAKPVALSTVQYGPVVARLLVQKGGVAIAGPGGSADSGIGGTSVVGPGGIVYARPNGLAVLGPGAKVISLPVGSTEPRSARDPLPAGARILAVGPTVYFHSATL
- the LOC126100164 gene encoding uncharacterized protein LOC126100164 isoform X3 yields the protein MDQNVQEMASQHAESAENGERYAGGYQEVTTLHPLEGDGENLVADHRSGRQLPPDRTGQNPILSYLLQRANTNTTGYSSASRGGVRRRITHQETIVDPRQPFPVAVSGVPQGQTVGPQISGVPSTGQNNIGTNMQAVPPQSYPATGSPVQSPSSQNFIAQNGQMYSVTSQPSGSVRNDGKVPDVNLFTTMNFYPSIVAGQPYPYASAVDSNRLESGVQGRISWPFSDYFPIIIKDPINHFYNAFTTMVEYGPESDVCGGDFGDERDESKKSGKGRHRGRTGRADATSFTDGEEGSGAQGSSAEVAKPVALSTVQYGPVVARLLVQKGGVAIAGPGGSADSGIGGTSVVGPGGIVYARPNGLAVLGPGAKVISLPVGSTEPRSARDPLPAGARILAVGPTVYFHSATL